A single genomic interval of uncultured Desulfobacter sp. harbors:
- a CDS encoding TetR/AcrR family transcriptional regulator, which translates to MSKKDAILQAATVLFSKNGFKETSTADLAKMINVAEGTIFYHFKTKDKLFLAVLEKTKEMILEEFDAYMGNQHFDSGIGMIERAVSFHLYLAGKMENQFLLLHRYYPYQMAEAVPQCRRYLEAIYDGLVSIYEDGIEMGIKDGSIDPLPARKTALIIFSMVDGVVRFKTYNLYNANALFNELVTACRRMLKT; encoded by the coding sequence ATGTCCAAAAAAGATGCCATACTGCAGGCTGCCACTGTGCTGTTTTCCAAAAACGGATTCAAAGAGACCTCCACCGCTGATCTGGCAAAAATGATCAATGTGGCGGAAGGAACCATTTTTTATCACTTCAAGACCAAAGATAAATTATTTTTAGCGGTTCTTGAAAAGACTAAAGAAATGATCCTGGAGGAATTTGACGCCTATATGGGAAATCAGCATTTTGACAGCGGCATAGGCATGATTGAACGTGCGGTATCCTTCCACTTATACCTGGCCGGCAAGATGGAGAATCAGTTTCTTCTTTTGCACAGGTACTACCCCTACCAGATGGCAGAGGCAGTACCCCAATGCCGGAGATATCTGGAAGCCATTTACGACGGTCTTGTTTCCATCTATGAAGACGGTATCGAAATGGGGATAAAGGACGGTTCCATAGATCCGTTGCCTGCCCGCAAAACCGCTTTGATTATCTTTTCCATGGTGGACGGGGTGGTCCGGTTTAAAACGTACAATCTATATAATGCCAATGCACTGTTCAATGAATTGGTAACCGCCTGCAGACGCATGCTAAAGACTTAG
- the argJ gene encoding bifunctional glutamate N-acetyltransferase/amino-acid acetyltransferase ArgJ, with protein MKGFKFSGICAGIKKNKSMDLGLIYSEEPACAAALFTQNQVVAAPVILGRKTMEKGMLQAILVNSGNANCFTGAQGLADAEHCVKLVANALKIDPEHVLVSSTGVIGAPLPMDKIEAKIPEAVKSLKFCTIVDFAGAILTTDTCTKLVSRNGKINTSEDEKSFTIMGVAKGSGMIRPDMATMLSYIFTDADISSSLLKQALTHAASRSFNRITVDGDTSTNDTLVLMANGAGQAVIDNDESLGVFQAALDEVCYELAKKIVKDGEGATKVATITVKGALTSTDAFKTAEAIAHSPLVKTALYGQDPNWGRITAAAGRSGATVDQDKMDLYFDDVLLVQNGQWQGEDAEKKAADIMKQNEIAIVLDLNLGDGQDQFLFCDFSENYVKINADYRS; from the coding sequence ATGAAAGGCTTTAAATTTTCCGGAATCTGTGCCGGAATTAAAAAAAATAAATCCATGGATCTTGGCCTGATCTATTCGGAAGAACCTGCTTGTGCAGCAGCATTGTTTACACAAAACCAGGTGGTTGCAGCCCCTGTTATTCTTGGCAGAAAAACCATGGAAAAGGGCATGCTCCAGGCGATACTGGTCAATTCAGGGAATGCCAATTGTTTTACCGGTGCACAGGGGTTAGCCGATGCAGAACACTGCGTTAAACTTGTAGCCAACGCTCTTAAAATTGACCCTGAACATGTATTGGTCTCTTCAACCGGGGTGATCGGTGCGCCCTTGCCTATGGATAAAATTGAAGCAAAAATTCCAGAAGCTGTGAAAAGTCTTAAATTTTGTACAATTGTAGATTTTGCCGGCGCTATCCTCACCACGGATACCTGCACTAAATTGGTGTCCCGCAATGGAAAAATAAATACATCCGAGGATGAAAAAAGCTTTACCATTATGGGGGTTGCTAAAGGTTCCGGTATGATTCGGCCGGATATGGCCACCATGCTTTCCTATATATTTACTGATGCTGATATTTCAAGCAGTCTGCTCAAACAGGCACTTACCCATGCCGCGTCTCGTTCATTTAACCGGATTACAGTGGACGGTGATACCAGCACAAACGATACGCTTGTATTAATGGCCAACGGGGCAGGGCAGGCAGTGATCGACAATGATGAATCCCTTGGGGTATTCCAGGCGGCTTTAGATGAGGTCTGCTATGAGCTTGCTAAAAAGATTGTCAAAGACGGGGAGGGTGCCACAAAGGTTGCCACCATTACGGTTAAAGGCGCTCTGACCTCTACGGATGCATTTAAAACGGCCGAGGCCATTGCCCATTCACCTCTTGTCAAAACCGCCCTTTACGGCCAGGACCCCAATTGGGGCAGGATCACGGCAGCGGCAGGAAGATCCGGGGCTACAGTGGACCAGGATAAGATGGATTTGTATTTTGATGATGTCCTGCTGGTTCAAAACGGGCAGTGGCAGGGGGAAGACGCTGAAAAAAAAGCGGCGGATATTATGAAGCAGAATGAAATCGCCATTGTTTTAGATCTCAATCTTGGAGACGGCCAGGATCAGTTTTTGTTTTGTGATTTTAGTGAAAACTATGTCAAAATCAACGCCGACTACAGATCCTGA